CTTGCGGCCCTGCCCGGCACCGGTGAACTTCAGGACGTACAGACCGAAGTCGTCGGCCTCGACGAGTCCCGGCAAGGAGCCGCCCTCACGCAGGGGGGTGACGAAGCGGGTCGCGGTGACTTCCTTGAGCATCGCCCCAGGCTACTGGGCCTGGGGCGATGCGGGGCCGACAGCTCCGCGACAGCTCTGGCTTACGCCGCACTCATCTCGAACGGGTCAATATCTCGACACTGTCCGGACTTGGCGGGGGCGCTGAACGAGCGGCGCCCGCGGCTCGTACCTCTCGGCAGATCCACGCACCCCCTGGAAGGGAACCTCCAGCATGACCAGCGCATCGATCAAGTCCGCGTCGGGGCCTGCCCGCCGTACCGTCGTGGCAGCCGCCGGAGCCGCGGGGCTCTCCGTCGCGCTGACCGCGTGCGGAGGCTCCGACGACGACTCGTCGAGCTCGTCCGCCTCGGCCGGCACGTCGGGTTCCACCGGGTCCACCGAGGCCGTGAGCACCGGCGGCACGGGGGGCGGGGACAACGCCGCGGCCGGCGCCGCGCTCACCACGACCGCCGACATACCCGAGGGCGGTGGCAAGGTCTTCGACTCCGAGAAGGTGGTCGTCACCCAGCCGACGGCGGGCACGTACAAGGCGTTCTCCGCCGTCTGCACCCACCAGGGCTGCGCGGTGAAGAGCATCACCGACGGCGTGATCAACTGCCCCTGTCACAACAGCAACTTCTCGATCACGGACGGCAGCGTGAAGAGCGGACCCGCGCAGAAACCGCTGCCCGAGGTGGCGATCACCGTCAGCGGCGCATCGATCACGCTGGCCTGACGGCCGGCCGCCGGAGGCAGGCCAGCACCTCGTCCGTGGTCGTGACCGTAGCGACCAATGCGAGGGTGTGGCGGATCATCGCGGGGGTGTAGTCGGCAGGCACCCCGGCGATCGCGTCCGACGGCACGACGGCCGTGTAGCCGCGGTTGACGGCGTCGAAGACGGTGTTCGGGATCGCCACGTTGGCCGAGACCCCGGTCACCACCAGGGTGCGGCAGCCCAGGTTGCGCAGCAGGGCGTCGACATCGGTGCCCTGGATCGGCGACAGCCCGTGCAGCCGCCGCACGACCAGGTCCTGCTCGGCGACCTCGATCGGGGGCGCCAGGCTGGTCGCGTCGGTGCCGGTGAGCTGCTGGACGGGAAGGCGCTCGGCCGCGCGGAACAGCCGGGCGTTGCGGTTGGCGCCCCGGCCGTCGGGGCGGCGCTCGGCGACGGCGTGCACGACCTGGACGCGGCTCGCGTGAGCGGCGGCGACCAGCCGGGCGACGTTGTCGAGGGCCCCCGACTCCCGTGCCGCACGGGCGAGCTGGGGCAGCGCGGCACCGGGCCCGACGACGCCCTGCTGGCACTCCACCGTGATCAGGACGGTGCCGGCAGGGTCGAGGAGGGCGCTGAGCTGTTCGTACGACGGCATGACTCCCCCTGGCGTCGGTGTGGAGCGGGCGACAGTAACCGCCATTGCGCGCAGAAGGAAGAAGACCCATGCTTTCCTGACGGGATTTCAGGAGAGCGGCACGTACCCACAAGAAAAGAATGAGGGGGCCGGATGACCGTCACTCAGCGCCGGGGCCGGAAGATCATGATGTCGCCGGGTGAACTGGACGCGTTCCTCACCCTCCAGCGCACCTGCCGGGTCGCGACCGTGTCCACCGACGGCGCCCCGCATGTCAGCGCCCTGTGGTTTCTCTGGGACGGCACCGCGTTGTGGCTGTACTCGGTCGTGCG
The sequence above is a segment of the Streptomyces asoensis genome. Coding sequences within it:
- a CDS encoding Rieske (2Fe-2S) protein, which translates into the protein MTSASIKSASGPARRTVVAAAGAAGLSVALTACGGSDDDSSSSSASAGTSGSTGSTEAVSTGGTGGGDNAAAGAALTTTADIPEGGGKVFDSEKVVVTQPTAGTYKAFSAVCTHQGCAVKSITDGVINCPCHNSNFSITDGSVKSGPAQKPLPEVAITVSGASITLA
- a CDS encoding cysteine hydrolase — protein: MPSYEQLSALLDPAGTVLITVECQQGVVGPGAALPQLARAARESGALDNVARLVAAAHASRVQVVHAVAERRPDGRGANRNARLFRAAERLPVQQLTGTDATSLAPPIEVAEQDLVVRRLHGLSPIQGTDVDALLRNLGCRTLVVTGVSANVAIPNTVFDAVNRGYTAVVPSDAIAGVPADYTPAMIRHTLALVATVTTTDEVLACLRRPAVRPA